The following is a genomic window from Nicotiana tabacum cultivar K326 chromosome 3, ASM71507v2, whole genome shotgun sequence.
TTTCATGAATATATGGCAAGAATTTATGCTATCAAGTAAATAGTTTGTGGATGTAAGTGTTGTGATGATATCCAAGGAAATAGCTTTGTACTTTAGCTTTTATTCATACGAGTATCTAACAACTTCAGTTCAATGCTATTGTTGGATCAAGTAACAGATTTATTTGTAAGAAGAATCAGACCTTTCGTTTATTTATATACCAAGATCTTCCTTTTAACTTGTTGGCAAAATTTTATTCCTTTATAAGTTTTTGATCAAAATTTTTTGTTTCAGCATGTGATGTGTAAAGTGAGCCTGCTTTATTCGGTGGATGTGAGAATATGATCAGGTGGCAGCAATACAAATCGCCAAGCAAATACTTAGCACATCTGCATATTTACTTATTATGGGCAACTGTAGAATGTATAATGTTTAAATTATCAAATATGTGTTTTTATAACTTTAGTGTGATATGAATTTGAATGTGTTGATGTTTGTTACTATAGATATTCTTAATGGAATTGGATTTATGTTGTATGagttgttgagtttattttttgAATCCTTGAATTAAAATTTTCCACTATTGTGGCAGTTATAAGCTGCcaatgattattttttttttaaagattgagATCAAATTGTGGGGGTTTATAACCCTCTtacactatttttttaaaaaacactGAGATCATATTTTGGGTGTTACAAACCGTCGCCAATTGCCTTTAGAAACCGccacaaattaaaaatttatattgTGGCGGTCGTCGTGGAGGTTTTACAAAATTGCCACAGAAATGCTAGTGGCGAAGGTAACTGTGGCGTTTTTTGAAACCGCCACAAAACTTAAAAATACCCCACAAAATGAGCCTTTTCTTGTAGTGATGATCCACGCGTACAGGTACGCTAGAGTAGtaaaatgtgaaaatttgtgTTATCTATATGGTAGAATGAATATTCTCCTTCGGTTTTAATTAGAAGTTTCAAACTTGAGTCAAGAAATGAAAGAACCTTTCAAATATGCACTGCTTTAATTTTCCTTTTAAGGTATATTAAGTACTAAGTATTATAAGGACTAATTAAGGtgttcaatatttttagcaatGATATTGCTCTATTGTACAGCAATCGGATTTGCATTTAGTGCCAGAAATGGGAACCACCAGGAGAAGTGGCATTATTGAACTTTTACCAAAGTCTCGCACGGCTCATTTATGTGATATGCAACAACTCCAAAAGTTGATGCCATTAAATTTAGTGTGGTTCTTTTATCCTACACACTAtagaaatatttttctatttcCTTTCTCAATATAGGTCTATTTCAGATGGAAATGCTTGCAACAAATGTAAAATACGTACTTGAGTAGATATATGATGTTCATTTTGAACAATTGGTTGATTTTCTGGGATATATTAGGTAGTAAAATTGCCAGAAATATGCAGTGGCGTATTCATGTACAATTATGTTATGATTTGAAAACAGATAACATATACTATACTCTATTAAACAAAAAGTATgacctcattttctttctttatcaaACCTAGTATGAAAAACAGTTTGTTTTTACTCCTGTTCTCTTCTAGTTGCTTCCTCATGTTCCCATTTATCCATTTCTTATCATCATTAAACTTAATTAACTCGTATAGTTAAAGAAAAAAAGTTTCCAAATTAAACTGATTTTGGTTTTTCGCCAAGAATATGATAAGTTGGAAGCCATGCATGACATACGGCTTTAAGAAGAATCATTTTACAATTTTCATTCAACAGATGGTCTAGACTTTAGTTAGTTTATACCTCTCAGCAGGAAAGTGATGCCatatatttcaaaatcaaaatattTCAAATGCAACAACTTGTGAAAAACGAATACACGAATTTGTTAGCAAACATAAAGTCTCAGAAGTAAAACTAAACTTCTTTCAAAAACACAAATAAATATACCAACTGTTAAAGCAAATTAAAAAGTCCATACAAAAGCTTTGTTTCTAGTTTATACTATATGCTGATAAGTAATAAGTTCCTGGtttacatatcaaaagttcattACTGGTGAAGTCAATACCCGAACCTACAAACCCTTGCAGGGTGGTGAAATGCCTACTGCTTATCTAATTTTTAACCAAAACAACAATCTCACCACATTGCAAGGATTTCCTTGAGGTGCGCTCTCGACTCCTTccctttgtctcgcaaatgcatGTGTATAATGCAACTTTCTTTTAACTCCTTTCTCTTCAAGGTCTGCCACTGATCACAAAAACACTACGATAAGTTCAAAATTTTAGACTGTAAATTCATAATAAGCGTTTAACTTGTATGCACTGACAGTGTACAATTTCACTAATTTGGTAATTGCAATAAATAATTGGTGTAGTAAGTTAAAAGAAGTGTTACCTTAAATTTGGATCAAGCATTTTCGCATGTTACAGCTGTTTTAATCCTTTCAACGGTGCACTTGATGAGACTATTGACAGTCGCCACAGATCCAAGAGAAAGTTTTGCAGTAGGGACTGAATCAACCAATATCTGAAATGCAACAGTTAATAAAGATCCACCAACATTACCAATAACCTCTGGATTATCTCCACTATGATTTGTCGATCCGTCTGGAAGGATAGCAAAACCAGATGGTAGGAGAGCAACATAGTCAGGGTCACCACCACTTAGCACCACATTCATGGCAACGATATCGACTGGTGCATAAATAACATAAGAGCCTGTTGAATCAGTGGAGCTCTCTTGGAGTATCAACATATTACTCTGGTTTGAGTTTCCACTCTACAGAAACAGAGAAGCTTGCTTTAATTTTCTACGTACTAGCAAGAGTAAACACAAACGAATATAATGAGGTAGATAAATAAGAAGACCATACATTAACACGGAGTAGAGATACGCAGTTTCCAGGATCACGACCATTTGCAATATGTGCCATTTCCTGAACAAGCCCTCCATTTGAAAGAATATCCCACTGTACATAGTTAGCAGATGGTCAGATGACATAAAATTGATCTAAATTACATGGACATTAATAACTTTTGATGCATTCGGCCAAATCAACCAAAAAAGGAAAATCCATATGCAATGATGTGATGGAGTATCATTTATCATCAATGTGATAGTGGTGTAATATATCACATGACGTCGGTACAAGTTCAATAAAAGTTAAGTAGACCTATTACCATTTAAATTTGGTGACACAATATGTAAAATTTGACTTATATCAGATGATCAGTTTAACTTTTTTGGTTGAAAAGATAGTATAATATCACTATTAATAATATGCATCACAACATAGATAATTTGACTTAATGATTTACCTCACTTCTAGAGTTTTCATCCCGGAGAAAGTCAAAAACTCTCTTAGGAGAAACCGGAAGCCAAAAAGATGTTGCAGCACTCAAGACTATACCAGGAGGTCTCCCTGGATCATCTATACTCTTCCTAGTCATGACTCTAACATCATCGGCACCACTTCCAGACAACGTTGTCCACGTGTGAGTTGTCGAGGCACCAACACCAGCACAAAAACTCATCACCATTCTCTCAGCCAGTTTCAACATACTCTTTCGTCCGGCTGGACTTGTGATGACTGCAAATTATTGTTAACATTAATAGAGATTCACAATGAATTTACCATTATAACAAGGTTGAAAACTAAATCAAGAGATTTATTTGTATTACTTCCAACATCTCCTGTTGGGATGTTATTAGCCATTGCACTTGCAAGCCGTTCACATTGTCTATCTAATATTGCTACCCAGCGTTTTGCTCCAAATGCAAGACCTGAATTGACAAGAGGTTTGTAGATGCTGTGGACAGCTTTTTCATCCACTTCAACGTGTTCAACCCACGTAACCTAGAGAATAACAAAGTGTTAAAGTACATAATAGAGAGTTTAACTTTTATGCAGTGACaataattataggttttcttaCATTATCAGGTAATAGTTTATACTTTCAAAAATGGCATTACCTTGGAATAACCATTTGGCAATTCTTGAATTAAACAACCGGATGGCCTTCTTCTGCAGCGCGACACAGAAGTAGGGCGTAAATTGTCAAGGGAAACATCAACCACTGCCCAAGTTCCATCAGCATGTTGCTTACAATATCTCACAAAATAGTTCTCTCGAGTTGGAACAAGTGGAGAAGGAACCTGAAACTCAGCTGTCATCTGaaaagttaaaacataacaacagAAATATCCATTAGAATATATTCCAtccgtttaaaaaagaatgaaagaGTTTGCAGTACTAGCTTCACAttttcaaataatgataataatatcattatagatatatacatacaaacatatatgtatataatgTATAAAACAAAGAGTAGTACAAGAAGCATATCTATAGTAGTATAACAATACCACTTGCAATGCTCCATTATAATTTCCTGCTACGCCAGTTGACAAAACTTCAAGGGTCATTGCTTTTGATACTAGGCCAGCAAAAACATTTGTCCATTGGTTCTGAAATCAATACAATAATAATTAACAAAACAGAAAAATTCAGCAATGAAAAAACAAGAATGAAGAATAAGCAAAACcacaataaaaaatataattcctACCACATCCATCAAAATTTCAACTAAATTAATATGGTTCATGATAACAACTGCTGATTCTCGTGAGGCTTCAGATTTTAGTGCCAATGGTTTTGGGCCAATCCCTCGAGGGAAATTTCTAACATATTCCTCCTCACTTAAAATCTCAGTAGAATTGATGTTTGAGGTTGGCATCCATAAGGGTTCTCCAGATTGAGCCATTCTAATAAGTTCCTCCATTGCAGCAACAGCAAGTTCAATAACAATGGGCTTCTCAGAATCTGTAAGGCCTGATATTGCAGTTCTAAGAAGGTCACCAGCACTGTACATTTCTCCAAGAAGGCTTGATTGAGGCCTAAAACCAAGATCCAGTGAGCAAGATGCTTCCGGAGGAGGAATTTGAGGAAAATTAAGCAGTGGTTTCCCTCCAACATATTTCGCAGCAATTCCAGATATCCTGTCAATCTGTAGGATAAATACAAATTTAACTTTTATACTTCCGCCAAAGCATATTTTTATATAGTTGCAGTAAGCAAATTTATTTATATGTTAGGTGAAACAATCACACAATTTAATATGATACCAAAGCAAGGTCATGTGGGTTCAACTATCAATATCATATCATTATAAAAAGAATTTCTTACGTGCTTGGTCTATTGAAAAAAGATGAGAAAGCAGGTTAAACAGCATGTTAagcttttatttaaaacaaatgaTCACGCAATTCAATACAGATATAGTAGTCTATAATAAGTTGCATTggttttaaaatgaaaataataataataataataagttgCATTAGAAAACTGAAATATGAGGCAAATAACATTCTACAACATAGCTTTTAAAAAATGGTCATGAAACTCAATACCTATAGTGTAATAATCCATAATAAGTAAAAATAGTAACCTGAAAAATGCGACAAACAACATTTATAAAATATCAAGATACACTTTTTTTTTAACATTGTGAGTATTCGCTAGGAGCCGAGGGTCTTTTagaaaataacctctctaccgTCATTAGATAAGGGTAAAGTATGCGTATATTTTACCTTCCTCAGactcacttgtgggatttcaacggggtttttgttgttattgtactgtGAGTATTCGCTTCAAGCAAATATAGGACAAAATGGACATATGATTACCTCTTCTCTAAGACGAGCATTTTcaatcctcaagtgctgctcatcaAAGGACATCTCGCCTATGGCTGCAGGCCCTCCACAATTTGGGCATGCTGCATTGCTGAGTGCTTCTTTATATCTTACGTTCTCAGCTCGTAGCTTCTCATTTTCATTCCTCAACTGTGTGTTCTCAGATCGTTCATGTTGAGCCTGCAATAATTAACACCAAACTACCTTAATTTGCAGCAAGAATTAATGGATTCCCAAAATGTTTGAATTTTTCTCAAGCATTTACATAGCTTGATATTACTCCTAGATATTAAGAAAAGTGACTATTAAACCCTCctcccaaaaaaagaaaagagaggctcACCTTCATTTGGGTGCGCTTGTTTTGGAACCAAAACTTCACTTGCAAAGGCTCCAACGCTAGTCGTTTTCCcaattcttttctttgtttatcgtCAGGGTGAGGGCATTCTTTGAAAAACCTGATTAAACACTGACGAAAGTTAGTTCAAATAACCAATGTAATGGTCTATTGATCATTTGCTTTACATTTAGTACTTGCGACGATTTCCAtatgaatttaagttatatacactaaAAGTGTACTACGATAAGTATAGACTTACGATTCCATTTCTTGGATTTGATGCTGAGTATGGCGGTGGTAACGCTTCTTCTTATTTGGACGTTGATTTGGATCTTGATCATCACCTGAATTAGGAGCTTCCATGATATCAGTACCTGAATTGCTCTCGAATTCTTCATCTCGAATAAAGTCCATCTCATTTTCTGGTGTTTTATTATGGGCAGACATATCTAGCAAATGATGGTGGCTATCAAACATGTTTCCCTTAAACATCTTGACTTTATCCTTTCTCTTAAAGCTAAATATTTTTCATCTGCAAAAGAAGAAGCAAAAGCCCATCTCTGTGAACAAACCATACACATGCTAGATTATACGGAAGTGTGGACAAAAGGCAAAAGTTCAAgattcaaaaggaagaaataatttaattttttcacAAAACCATGTACGTATAATCACAAGCTGAAAAACTTGCCATTTTTTAATAGATAAAGGAAGAAAAAGCTAAGACTAATACTTTAAttggtttttatttttgtttcgcCTTCATAATGCTCATTCTGTAAAAAAACAATACTCCAACTGATGATTTTACAGTTTGGGATGTGAAGacttaaaacttctatttttgtTCTAGGTTTTCTTTATTTGCTGCTTCACGGCGTTTAAGAACAGAAAATTATGGATTTTTGTTATTAAGAAATTATACTTTTCCTAGCTCAAGATCCAAAACAGATCTCAAGAGTGGAAAAAGAAGTATCAAAGGAAAGTGAAGAGAAAGGCATACACGTAAAAGCAACAAATAAAGAGGTGGATAGTCAAAAGAGGTAGTTCAAACGACTTACTTTTCTAGAATTGAgcttctcaaaataattcaaaagACATCTTGCGGCAGAATTATTACACTCACCATATGATATAGCCCTTCAAACCCTAGAATGAcgtctttctctttctttctctctctctctactgaCTCTCTTGTCTCTATGCGTAGATAGcttaggttttttttttgttttgactggctacAAATATTTGAGGGGAAGAAATGACCTCGGTTTTGGGATGTCAAACAAAGACTTCATTTTTATTCTATATTATTTTCTCTGTCTTGAcgtgacaaagaaaagaagttcTTTTCGACAGTGCCAAAAGAATAAAATGGGAAAATTATAGTAGTATAAGAACAAAAGACAGAGTTGACAAGGTGTGAACACGGACAATGCCtatatttcttcctttttctaTAACTTAGGCAAAACTTATGTTATAACGTCAACGAATACCTTGGTAGAGTACTCCAACAACCTCTTTCTGTAATGGTATAACGGAGAAGGAATAGAAGTCAAAGCAAGAACAACAAGTAAAACTAAAACCTACCGCTTATACTAAACCTATAGTAGTTTTCTGAAACAAGCTAGTAAGCCTTTGAAAAATgcaagagaagaaaaaaagaagagaatgatGGAACTTTAACTTACTGTCTGTATGATGAGCCTTGGACAAAAGCAAGAAGAGAAGCAAATAAACCCCAAGGGTTTAGATCTGGTTTTCAGGACAAAGTATTAAACCACTTTTTGGAGGATGAAaacttgtgttttttttttcatggACGGACAAGAAAGAACAACTTTTCTTGTGAAGGGAATTTAAGGAATGAAAGAGGATTTGGAGAAGGAAAAATGGGGGAAGGgaacaggtgaagaagatgatgCAGTAGAAGGAGTTAATGCAGAGCGTATAGAGAGGATGAAATAGCATTAATGGCTGGTGGAGGTGTTAATGTTAttgttgagagagagagagagagagaattggcAGCTCATGTTGATGTTTAAATTTCCACTATAGGGGTATGGTGAAACAGACTTATTATGGTTTCTTATTAACAACAGCAGACACCTCATGCACACAGCTCAATTCTTACTGGATTCAAGAGTCTCAACTCTCAACACTATCTCTTCCCATTCCTTCATTTCCTCTAAGCTTATTATTATAGAGTacagtaaaaaaaaattctttgtaAATTAAACAAGggataaaaaagaaaagagaattaaCAACCTATTATTCACAGGGGTTGGATCCAGCCTAGCAGTGCTAGGTTCAATTAAACTCAATAATTTCGGCatgaaatataaatttatatgtaaaagttatctaaaataaaaataaatagtagatatgaatctataactttaacaatataatgagttcaatacTAAAACTTTTAGaggttgaacccataaaattcaaACCATGAATCCGCCTCTGATTATTCACTTATTTTTCTCTGCATACTTtattctgttttaatttaattaattgcCTCCCTACTAATCTTTTATTACCTATGAATCTTCTTGTTGATTATGTAAGTATGAGAAGGATCATTAAATTAGAGTTATTTGATGGTAGCTAATTAATAGAAGAAAAACGGATATAAGGAAAGTAtatctgtttttcttctttaaatttgttatcatttcttcttcttcttttttggctgAATAAAGATGCATTTTACTAAAGGAAGTAAAGGAAATTGAACTGGTTCAATACAAACAAGAACTAATCTGGATAATTGGGTTCCAGTAAAGGGGAAAAGTTCCAAAATAGAGTTATTTAACATCAAATAACTCTAATTATGATGATCTTTCTCAAACTTACATATATTGTTTTTTAATAACTTAGACACGCTGACATGTTATATAGTTTATTTGAGGATATTAATCTCACATTATAAATGATTACCCGTAGTTATCTTTTAGATgattatatttaaatttattgTATACGATTAGTGTAATAGAAGTTAAACTGTATATTTGACTCACTCCATTCTTCTCAGAGGGCACGAGTATATATACTCCACAAAAAGTATCCAGTACTCCTCTATGTATATTAATATCGATATATTAGTGCAGTTAGGTGTAAGTTGTTTTATAGGACATTCTAATGGATATTCTAATTTTGATCTCCTTACAAAATTATGAACGTCTTAATATCTCAATTCCATTGGCATATGAATAATGAAATCATGACTAAGAAAtattaatgaatttcttaaaattaACCTTGATTAATTCAGCTTTATAATTTTCCTTTGTTGTGATCCGAGCACATCGTcgtttaaaaagaaaagaatgaaactCTTCAATTTCATTATTTCTTATCCACTGCAAATGCAAAGAAGATCAAAAGAGAAAGATGACTCTTGTTTGCTTTTACCGGTACCAAGTTAATttcgaaataataataataataataatttattattatttcttttaatGAAAGCTAGTGTTTGGCGGGCCCTACCAGTATACTAACAGTCAATGAGTAAAAGCACTCAAAAGGGTAGAGCCTGCCTCATATTTTCGCAATCCTATCCTTGAAATCGCAATGAACACATCATTAATGGATGATAACTACTTTCTAATTCTGTAAATCTAATGgtcatttctttgtttacttgCATTCTTAACTTTAAGTAACAAGATAAATACTGTATCAGCATCTCATACATGAAATCACACACCTAGCTATCAGATTTTGATGTTCAAATATGATCATATTAGAATGTCCGTACGTATTCGTTGAAAAAATAACTTGTCATCTCGTATTAGAGTTAGACCATTCTCTATTCTCAATTTACCAAATATTGGACACTCCTATTATATTGTTAAAGCTCTAAATCTCTTGCTCTAGGCATGCCGAGATTGTTAAAATATTCCACATTGATTAAAGTCATTGTTTTCCTTATATAATATGGAGTAAAAAGGTTCCACAATACAGAAATAAGCCGCTGCTTCCCTTATATAGTCTGGTGTTATTCTTATCTGACTCAAGGTTCATTTTGCTTCGCACAATATCGATGTGTACAGTACTCTTATGCTCTCTCCCTCGATCTCTtcttcacacacacacatatatatccTCATATGTATGCTCTAATGCCATGTACTCAATCTCTTCAAAATTTTGGTAGCCATATataggggtggcaaaatggttcaaagaaaacagttaaccacccatattatccactaaaaaatgggttggataatgaactttttaaaaacgagttaaatatggataagaaccatattatccatttagaaaatggataaccaatgagtaaCCAATGGATATaatttttacatttgtaaagcctcaaattgagggttcctcaagttagagagattaagaattctcccaaaagtgatcgaagtcatggataatatgggtaactcATATTATCCGTTGGTTAACCcgatttttatccgtattaaatataggTCGGGTCGAATAATTGGTCCAACATAATTGGTCCATTTTACCATATCCGACCCAACCCGTCCTTTTGCCACTCCTAATTATAATTTATGGGTACCAAATTTGGACAGCAGCGACAGCTTTCTCTTTAGCATCGGTATCTATCTCGTGGTCCCATTTCTGGATAGTTGCATTTCGTACGGATCGGAGGAGGCTATCTTTGATAAAACGTACACTATGAGTGGGTCTTTAATCCTTCCCTAAAGTAttaaattattgttattatttttaaggTACTAATATGTAGGAATCTTAGTAAACTAACTTGTCTCAATTTCAAACAAAAACTTAGAGCACAGGCTATGAAACTATTCGCTTGCCCCGTTTCACAAGTACACGAATTGAACCCTATGCCCATGACTGAGCAAGAAATCAATCCATGGCTTAAATACATATGTACAAATAAAAATTCAAGCTATATTAAACAAACTGGGATGTACTGCTACTATATATAATAATTATCCCTAAATTATTGCATTTATCTTCTGACACACACCATGAGCCCGGAATCAAAATGTGTTTTTTTTACTCAAACTAcacaaataggtggtaaaaaaaaagttacatttttatatatagcgtcaCAATatctggcgctatacattaacagtaacggaaccgttaatgtatagcgccaggtattgtggcgctatactgtaaaagctgacatggtcaggtatagcgccacaatacctggcgctatacattaacggttccgttactgttaatgtatagcgtcaagtattgtggcgctataACAGATTTTCCTGGCCCCACCAATAATTTCggacttcaataattcaaaagcgtatagTGCCAACGTTTTTGGCGctatacatataaaaaaaaaatctggctagccatttcctatataaagaggttaggattgtatagaaattcatccAAAAAAATTTGTTAACTCTTGTTGAAACttttattgttcttaaattctccaacagtttttcattatgtctgacaAGCGTacaataagagtttcattatattggggggtgaggttgtgatggagaataattctgtgggctacagtttacctgctcagtgtcatgttaaattgccacttacaatagagtacgataatTGATATCGTTATTATGCAAAAAACTGAGTGTGAAGAAACGTTCAGTTATagttaaagtaaccggaagatatccgtattccgtcactccgcaaggggttgttttttactcggagtttaacatcgacgatgatgaaactttgagtgattttttgaggactccggacgaatgtCGGGAATTTcctgtaatcacaatgttggagatgtacgtgaaggtcgaagacgttcccaAAAACGAGGTTGTGCGTAGCAGAGATAACCCTCAGttatcgggtggttattctgtagcagtttttgccggacaagttccggatgaaagagttttcattgatttaaacttatcactgGCGGCGAATGAGCaacgagaaaataatttataccatgctttccataattcacaagacgagtggtaagctttaatttatatttgtgttaattatgtatatttttggcatacttgaatttgtattaacgctcatatatttaatagggggtaccggccggatatgaattttacaagtggcccatccggtagtcatcacctaattgaaaacgtccatcatggaatttcatcacattacgacttgtaagtgaagtgatataaaACCATATGGATAtcatttattaattcagtagcttatatttttgttggttgtgcagtgaaaacgagcaagttgaaccacctgtactcactcaattgacgaaaaacgacgtattacatcggaatctggcagatgcacagagtgaggaacagaacagtgattacgataacaatgccgatgaatccggagacgagacaccctttttcgtgaggatggtgatgaacaGGATAaggaggaaggacctgatttgaagagagacccacctagacgaagagtgtacgagttcgaagtgtcgtttcattcaagggagattccttacattgataacttgccaaccgtgccggatgtggaagctctcacaagggattttgatgaaatccggacagcaatgtgggatgagtctagaccaacggtgcttgcaaagg
Proteins encoded in this region:
- the LOC107785796 gene encoding homeobox-leucine zipper protein MERISTEM L1 translates to MFKGNMFDSHHHLLDMSAHNKTPENEMDFIRDEEFESNSGTDIMEAPNSGDDQDPNQRPNKKKRYHRHTQHQIQEMESFFKECPHPDDKQRKELGKRLALEPLQVKFWFQNKRTQMKAQHERSENTQLRNENEKLRAENVRYKEALSNAACPNCGGPAAIGEMSFDEQHLRIENARLREEIDRISGIAAKYVGGKPLLNFPQIPPPEASCSLDLGFRPQSSLLGEMYSAGDLLRTAISGLTDSEKPIVIELAVAAMEELIRMAQSGEPLWMPTSNINSTEILSEEEYVRNFPRGIGPKPLALKSEASRESAVVIMNHINLVEILMDVNQWTNVFAGLVSKAMTLEVLSTGVAGNYNGALQVMTAEFQVPSPLVPTRENYFVRYCKQHADGTWAVVDVSLDNLRPTSVSRCRRRPSGCLIQELPNGYSKVTWVEHVEVDEKAVHSIYKPLVNSGLAFGAKRWVAILDRQCERLASAMANNIPTGDVGIITSPAGRKSMLKLAERMVMSFCAGVGASTTHTWTTLSGSGADDVRVMTRKSIDDPGRPPGIVLSAATSFWLPVSPKRVFDFLRDENSRSEWDILSNGGLVQEMAHIANGRDPGNCVSLLRVNSGNSNQSNMLILQESSTDSTGSYVIYAPVDIVAMNVVLSGGDPDYVALLPSGFAILPDGSTNHSGDNPEVIGNVGGSLLTVAFQILVDSVPTAKLSLGSVATVNSLIKCTVERIKTAVTCENA